In Chitinophagaceae bacterium, the genomic window TACATTACCTGCATCATCGTTAAAAGAAGGCATAGTAGAAACTTCTAAAAAAGCTATTGGGTTTTGGGCAACATAATCCCTCATTACCAATGCAGCGCTTTCGGTAACCACAATAAAATCCCCCGGAAAAAACAGGTAATCTTCGGCAGAAAATTGTTTAATACTGCTTATTTGCCCGGCCGTATTTAAATTAGCGATATACGCATTTTTTAAATTTAATATTTTATTGCTGCGGTTGTAAAATTCTGCATAATCATTACCACCCGAAAGAGGATTAAATAAAATTTCGTTTACTACCACATCAAAACTATCGGTAGACTCATACAAGCCAACCCTTGCTGTATTTGGGGATCCAATTGTGTTGCCGCTGCAATCGGTAACAGCCGTAACGGTTACGGTATAAATTTTATTTCGAAGCAATGGGTTAAGCAAGGTTAAAGTTACCCTGTCAAAAACCGGGGCTAAAGCAGTTGCCAATATTGGGTTTCCTATACCATCGCTAATACTGTATTGAGAAGCAAGGGATGCGCTGATGCTGTCAACCGGCTCATTGAAAACAAGGGTAACGTGTACGCTATCTGCTGCGTAGGCTCTTAGCAATTTTGGGTTGGTAATGTCGCTGTTTATGGCGTCCGTAGAATTTTTCTTTCCCGGCGTTCCGCCGTTTGCATCGTTGCTTGCAATCCAGTTGCTCATGCCGGAGCAGGGGTTGTGTGTATCTATCATTTCCAGGCTCCAGCCACCATCTTTTTTTAAGGCATTTTGATACCAGCCATCAGTATAATTTACGCTGTGTATGGTATAGCCTTGCGGTGAAACTAAATATAAATTATCGCCTGTATTATTTAAACTCGGAAAACTGGTTACAGAAATTACAGGGCCAAATGCAGCTAAAGCGGCAACAGCGCTGCCCGTACATACTACTACAAAACTATCGGCCTTTAAAATATAATTAGGCATGGGCCCGCTTATGCCTGTGGGTTTGCCTACACGCCAGTTTTGAAGGTTGATATCAAAAGCGGTTGTATTCTTTAGTTCCAGCCATTCCGCATCGGGCAGTTGAACCAGCGGTGTAGGGTCGGCCATAAGTTCATCGATTACCACCGAATATGGGCTGGGAATAAAATAACTGAAAACGGATGTTCCATTGGTAATGCTATTGCCTGCTAAATCGGTAACGGCATTTATAGTTACCGTATGATTTTGGTTGCTGGGAAAATTGACTGCAAAATTCATGTGAACCAAAGATGCATTTGCAACATCTCTTACCGCTGTTAAAGGCATACCAATGCTATTGTTTACAACATAGTTGGATGCGGTTTCACTTGTTGCTAAATCTACAGGTTCGTTAAATAATATATCAACAGTGCTTTGAGAAGTTGCTGTTGCAGAAACTATTACAGGAGGATTGGTATCGGGCACATAGGTTTGAACAATGATGTTATCAAAAAAATGTTTTTGAAAAAAAGAAGCAGTGCTTTGTTTAATGTAGATACCAAAAAATGAAGAAGCAGCATAGGTAATATCGGTAACTAAACCTTCATTAAAAAAATTAGTTCCTGTGCCCGTAATATCCCTGTTAAGGCTCCATTGATTGGATGCATCCCTGCTAACCCTTATATTTAGGGTATTGTTGCTGGTATTTAGGGTTCCGTTTACGCCGTCAATTATTTTAATAGCAGTTGCGCCATCTTTCCTAAACAGTGAAATTTCATCATCGGTGCCACCCATGCGTACAAAATAGCCGTTGGTAGTATTTGCCGTTACATCTGCAGCCGAAGCAATAAGGAAAACATCC contains:
- a CDS encoding lamin tail domain-containing protein yields the protein MRKLFLAFAALFLFEAVKAQFTENFADGDFTANPAWGGSTSDYIVNASFQLQSNNTTANAAFYLSTASTLATTAQWDFDATLAFNTSSANYVDVFLIASAADVTANTTNGYFVRMGGTDDEISLFRKDGATAIKIIDGVNGTLNTSNNTLNIRVSRDASNQWSLNRDITGTGTNFFNEGLVTDITYAASSFFGIYIKQSTASFFQKHFFDNIIVQTYVPDTNPPVIVSATATSQSTVDILFNEPVDLATSETASNYVVNNSIGMPLTAVRDVANASLVHMNFAVNFPSNQNHTVTINAVTDLAGNSITNGTSVFSYFIPSPYSVVIDELMADPTPLVQLPDAEWLELKNTTAFDINLQNWRVGKPTGISGPMPNYILKADSFVVVCTGSAVAALAAFGPVISVTSFPSLNNTGDNLYLVSPQGYTIHSVNYTDGWYQNALKKDGGWSLEMIDTHNPCSGMSNWIASNDANGGTPGKKNSTDAINSDITNPKLLRAYAADSVHVTLVFNEPVDSISASLASQYSISDGIGNPILATALAPVFDRVTLTLLNPLLRNKIYTVTVTAVTDCSGNTIGSPNTARVGLYESTDSFDVVVNEILFNPLSGGNDYAEFYNRSNKILNLKNAYIANLNTAGQISSIKQFSAEDYLFFPGDFIVVTESAALVMRDYVAQNPIAFLEVSTMPSFNDDAGNVILLNEQGKIIDQLNYLDDWHFALISNEDGVALERIDYNAATQNQQNWHSAASSINYGTPTYKNSQYKADAAVQGEITVTPEIISPDNDGIDDFATINYSFSEPGYVANISIFDANGRPVRYLQRNALNGLKGYYRWDGLGEKQQKLASGIYIIYTEVFNLQGKSRKFKNIIVVARRK